From Roseibium alexandrii DFL-11, the proteins below share one genomic window:
- a CDS encoding efflux RND transporter periplasmic adaptor subunit gives MRGRYAALSILALAAGTAGGVFLERLYLNPAGDLASGENDILYWVAPMDPNFRQPGPGKSPMGMDLIPVYAGQEPSGDPAEVQLSATEINAIGVRTALARVGEISQKIETVGFVGYDEHLTSHVHTRVDGWIETLNVRAVGDQVKKGEILFELFSPEFGVASFDFLRSLANGNGLSLEAARNKLRSHGASELQIAEIERTGEVARSIQVVAPRDGVVIALNAADGMFLQPGTQAMSITDLTEVWLIVDVFERDIARLSKDMRAIARFEHLPGQTFEGAIDYIYPELDAKTRTLPVRLRFDNSDGQLRPNMFGNVTLIPQETRTAVTVPTEAVIRTGAAERVIIKVAEGTFKPRLITTGLRDDFGDGGRTEIVQGLAPGEEVVASAQFLIDSESALSAGLMRMAPTDEDPARGTGELIALNRATRMATIRHDALESLDWPAMTSTFPVQAGMSLDRLTGGQSVAFRAVRGADGLLGLTQLGSDDGIAATGTGTVLAVTADGKLTLDHGPIPELGWPAMKMDLEVADLDPATVPLDVPVEFDLSKDDGGMFSVVAVREAGGAKISGTNDEVETETSNAAPPIVVSGKIDAIDPDAGKATITHGPIAEIGMPGMTMAFDMDPALDLETLPLGTETTLTFDRPDSMTMVLAKADPVSPPMEVRGTINAVDTDAGTANITHGPMTDIGMPGMTMDFTLDPALSPTDLPLSREVTLLLRRNPDFSMTLIGTRFEEAM, from the coding sequence ATGCGTGGACGCTATGCCGCGCTCAGCATCCTGGCCCTTGCTGCAGGCACGGCCGGTGGGGTGTTTCTTGAGCGACTTTATCTAAATCCCGCCGGCGATCTTGCGTCCGGCGAAAACGACATCCTCTATTGGGTTGCCCCAATGGATCCGAACTTCCGCCAGCCGGGCCCTGGCAAATCCCCTATGGGCATGGACCTCATCCCCGTTTATGCGGGTCAGGAACCGTCCGGCGACCCCGCCGAAGTCCAGCTGTCAGCCACCGAAATCAATGCGATTGGTGTGCGAACCGCTCTAGCGCGGGTTGGCGAGATCTCGCAGAAAATCGAAACGGTGGGGTTTGTCGGATATGACGAACACCTCACCAGCCATGTCCACACGAGGGTTGATGGCTGGATCGAAACCCTGAACGTGCGTGCCGTCGGCGACCAGGTGAAAAAGGGCGAGATTCTCTTCGAACTGTTCTCTCCGGAGTTCGGCGTTGCGAGTTTTGACTTTCTTCGATCTTTGGCAAACGGCAACGGCCTGTCCTTGGAGGCCGCCCGCAACAAGTTGCGCAGTCACGGAGCTTCGGAGCTCCAAATTGCCGAAATCGAACGAACCGGTGAGGTTGCGCGCAGTATTCAGGTTGTTGCGCCACGCGATGGCGTGGTGATTGCGCTGAACGCCGCAGACGGCATGTTCCTGCAACCTGGAACCCAGGCGATGTCGATCACCGATCTGACCGAGGTTTGGCTGATTGTCGATGTGTTTGAACGTGACATTGCCCGGCTTTCAAAAGACATGCGGGCCATTGCCCGCTTCGAGCATCTGCCCGGCCAAACCTTCGAAGGTGCTATCGACTACATCTACCCGGAACTGGATGCGAAAACGCGGACACTGCCCGTTCGCCTTCGGTTCGACAATTCCGACGGCCAGCTGCGCCCCAACATGTTCGGCAATGTCACGCTGATTCCGCAGGAAACACGGACAGCGGTAACCGTTCCGACAGAAGCCGTGATCCGGACCGGGGCTGCGGAACGCGTCATCATAAAGGTAGCGGAAGGGACCTTCAAACCGCGTTTGATCACGACGGGCTTGCGCGACGATTTTGGAGACGGAGGACGCACCGAAATCGTTCAGGGGCTGGCGCCCGGAGAGGAAGTGGTGGCCTCCGCCCAGTTCCTGATCGACAGCGAAAGCGCACTCAGCGCCGGTTTGATGCGCATGGCCCCAACAGATGAGGATCCGGCCCGCGGAACGGGTGAGCTGATCGCGCTCAATCGTGCGACCCGCATGGCCACCATTCGCCACGACGCATTGGAAAGCCTCGATTGGCCGGCGATGACCTCCACCTTTCCCGTTCAAGCCGGCATGTCTCTTGATCGGTTGACCGGCGGGCAGTCGGTCGCGTTCCGGGCGGTCCGGGGCGCGGACGGCCTTCTCGGGCTCACGCAGTTGGGCAGTGACGACGGGATCGCGGCAACCGGCACAGGCACGGTTCTGGCGGTAACGGCGGACGGCAAACTGACCCTCGATCACGGACCGATACCGGAGCTTGGATGGCCTGCGATGAAAATGGATCTCGAGGTTGCTGATCTGGATCCCGCGACGGTTCCTCTGGACGTGCCGGTCGAATTTGACCTCTCCAAGGATGACGGCGGGATGTTTTCTGTGGTCGCTGTTCGTGAAGCCGGGGGTGCCAAGATATCCGGGACAAACGATGAGGTGGAAACGGAGACCTCCAACGCCGCCCCCCCGATTGTCGTTTCCGGCAAGATCGACGCCATCGATCCGGACGCGGGAAAGGCCACCATTACCCATGGCCCCATTGCGGAAATAGGAATGCCGGGCATGACCATGGCCTTCGACATGGATCCGGCGCTTGATCTGGAAACGTTACCGCTTGGGACCGAGACAACCCTGACCTTTGACCGGCCGGACAGCATGACCATGGTCCTTGCAAAAGCGGACCCGGTCTCCCCGCCCATGGAAGTGCGCGGCACCATCAACGCGGTCGACACGGACGCCGGGACAGCCAACATCACGCACGGCCCGATGACGGACATAGGCATGCCGGGCATGACGATGGATTTCACGCTCGATCCGGCGCTTTCGCCAACCGATCTGCCGTTGAGCCGCGAGGTCACTCTGCTGCTGCGGCGCAATCCGGACTTTTCCATGACGTTGATTGGAACGCGTTTTGAGGAGGCCATGTAA
- a CDS encoding tyrosine-type recombinase/integrase, protein MSCANLPMIIPARKTWNKGRLLGQKRPLLPKHVWAIRVRLELAGAVRDLALFNLAIDSKLRGCDLVCLRVADVFAAGAVKERVSIVQRKTKTPVRFEVCDGTRKSLLQWISHPMMIGHEYLWPGRFHDRLHISTRQYARLLKHWVKSIGLEPSAYGTHSMRRTKVAQIYKKTGNLRAVQLLLGHTKMDSTVRYLGVDLEDALSISESVEI, encoded by the coding sequence ATGTCTTGCGCAAATCTACCTATGATCATTCCGGCCCGGAAGACGTGGAACAAAGGCCGACTGTTAGGTCAGAAACGTCCGCTGTTGCCAAAACACGTTTGGGCTATTCGAGTACGATTGGAGTTGGCAGGAGCCGTTCGCGATCTGGCACTGTTTAATCTAGCCATCGATAGCAAGCTGAGAGGCTGCGACCTAGTGTGTCTCCGGGTTGCGGATGTTTTCGCTGCGGGTGCAGTCAAAGAACGGGTGTCGATTGTACAAAGGAAAACTAAGACACCTGTCCGGTTTGAAGTCTGCGATGGAACCCGGAAATCCCTTCTGCAATGGATCTCACACCCGATGATGATCGGGCATGAGTATCTGTGGCCCGGCCGATTTCATGACCGTCTCCATATCTCGACTCGGCAATATGCGCGTCTCTTAAAACACTGGGTGAAATCGATCGGATTGGAACCCAGTGCTTATGGCACCCATTCCATGCGCAGGACCAAAGTTGCACAAATCTATAAAAAGACAGGCAACTTGCGGGCAGTCCAATTACTTCTTGGCCATACGAAGATGGACAGTACGGTTCGCTACCTCGGTGTTGATCTGGAAGACGCACTGTCGATCTCGGAGAGTGTCGAGATCTAA
- a CDS encoding arylsulfatase produces the protein MVSIRFQTINILLCALVCLADSAIADDRPNILLVMADDLGWTDIGPYGGEIETPNLEALAAEGILFTDFHASVSCSPTRAMLMSGNDNHIAGLGTMGEILAPNQVGQPGYEGHLNNRVASMAEVLGAAGYHTYMAGKWHLGHSEGTLPFDRGFDSTFTLLVGGASHWGDRLGILPMDDPALYAENGKLIETLPEDFYSSQTYVDLLIEAIRSNHGDGVPFFGYLAFTAPHDPLQVPEPWLSKYSGRYDRGYEALREERWSSAKALGLVPENAPPPNFLSMIEPWNKLSQEDRTTEARGMEIYAGMVDAMDYHFGRVVDFLGDIGELENTIIVFLSDNGSNPFYSADYPDADDPEFVSKFDHSFQNLGHPGSNYAYGPGFASASSGPIDRFKLTVGEGGIRVPLILSGPGIPEGAKAHAFAYVWDILPTLLDLTGVEYPDSIDGRPILPLRGRTMKPLLNGSSKVLYQPDEFVGGEMNGDKWMRQGGYKAMLVTPPYGDGVWRLYNVVEDPGETRDLAVEMPDLLEKLRAAWDDYAEEVGVVAAE, from the coding sequence ATGGTGTCAATCCGATTTCAAACAATCAATATTCTGCTCTGCGCCTTGGTCTGCCTAGCGGACTCTGCGATCGCTGACGACAGGCCAAACATCCTGTTGGTCATGGCTGATGATCTCGGATGGACGGACATCGGCCCCTACGGTGGAGAGATCGAGACACCAAATCTAGAGGCTCTGGCGGCGGAAGGTATACTTTTCACGGACTTCCATGCCTCGGTCTCCTGCTCTCCGACCCGCGCGATGCTCATGTCTGGCAATGACAACCATATCGCGGGGTTGGGAACAATGGGCGAAATCCTAGCCCCCAACCAGGTTGGGCAACCTGGCTACGAAGGACATCTGAATAACCGCGTGGCTTCCATGGCCGAAGTTCTCGGCGCCGCCGGTTACCACACCTACATGGCTGGCAAATGGCATCTAGGCCATTCAGAGGGGACACTTCCGTTCGACCGCGGGTTTGATAGTACATTCACGCTGCTTGTCGGTGGCGCCAGCCACTGGGGCGATCGGTTGGGCATCTTGCCGATGGACGATCCCGCGCTCTATGCTGAGAACGGCAAATTAATCGAGACACTTCCCGAAGATTTCTATTCCAGCCAAACTTATGTCGACCTGTTGATCGAAGCAATTAGGAGCAATCACGGAGACGGCGTTCCCTTCTTCGGCTACCTCGCCTTTACCGCCCCTCATGATCCACTGCAGGTGCCGGAGCCATGGCTCTCGAAATACTCTGGTCGCTACGACCGCGGATACGAGGCTCTAAGAGAGGAACGCTGGTCGAGCGCGAAAGCGCTCGGTCTTGTACCAGAGAACGCGCCGCCGCCAAACTTCCTGTCAATGATCGAACCATGGAACAAACTCAGCCAGGAAGATCGCACGACGGAGGCGCGGGGGATGGAAATCTACGCCGGTATGGTCGATGCGATGGATTATCACTTCGGCCGGGTTGTGGATTTCCTTGGAGATATCGGGGAACTTGAAAACACCATAATCGTATTCCTCTCCGACAACGGCTCGAACCCCTTCTACTCAGCGGATTACCCTGATGCTGACGATCCCGAATTTGTATCGAAATTCGACCATAGTTTCCAAAACCTCGGTCATCCCGGATCGAATTACGCCTACGGCCCCGGCTTCGCCAGCGCATCGAGTGGCCCTATTGATCGGTTCAAGCTAACGGTCGGAGAAGGTGGCATTCGAGTTCCGCTGATCTTATCTGGACCCGGTATTCCAGAAGGTGCGAAGGCCCATGCCTTCGCTTATGTCTGGGACATCCTGCCGACGCTATTGGATCTCACAGGCGTAGAATATCCAGACAGCATAGACGGCCGTCCCATCCTACCCCTGCGTGGACGTACGATGAAGCCATTGCTTAACGGATCTTCTAAGGTTCTCTATCAGCCTGACGAGTTTGTCGGTGGGGAAATGAATGGCGATAAGTGGATGCGGCAGGGCGGTTACAAGGCAATGCTGGTTACCCCGCCCTACGGTGACGGGGTATGGCGGCTCTACAACGTGGTTGAGGACCCTGGAGAAACACGCGACCTTGCAGTGGAGATGCCCGATCTGCTCGAAAAGCTTAGGGCGGCATGGGATGACTATGCCGAAGAGGTCGGAGTAGTCGCAGCCGAGTAG
- a CDS encoding sulfurtransferase, with protein MTALVETDWLAEHTADPNVCVIEIDWDGLTDYEAGHIPGCLGWHWKSILWDPFEREFPTDKEWAQRLGDAGISQDTTVVLYGAPVQFGTYAWWVFKLFGHTDVRILNGGKVKWVNEGRPLSTDMPIGTPVAYGSPKRNESARVGRQKVLESIDNPNCVILDHRSGEEYLGQRVGLPGKPDVGAERYGRIPGARHVPFDALINEDTSFKSADELQKIIGTHVTSKDMPVISYCRLAHRATLASFAMTELLGYSNVRVYDGSWTEWGSMVGVPIER; from the coding sequence TTGACCGCGCTCGTTGAAACAGATTGGCTGGCTGAGCACACAGCCGATCCAAATGTGTGTGTGATCGAAATCGATTGGGATGGCCTCACTGACTACGAGGCTGGCCATATTCCCGGGTGTCTTGGCTGGCATTGGAAATCGATACTCTGGGACCCGTTTGAAAGAGAGTTTCCGACAGACAAAGAATGGGCTCAACGTCTGGGCGACGCTGGAATAAGCCAGGATACAACCGTTGTTCTCTACGGGGCGCCCGTCCAATTCGGAACCTACGCCTGGTGGGTGTTCAAGCTTTTTGGTCATACCGATGTTCGAATCTTGAACGGAGGCAAAGTGAAATGGGTGAACGAAGGTCGCCCGCTTAGCACTGATATGCCTATTGGCACCCCGGTAGCGTATGGGTCTCCAAAAAGAAACGAAAGTGCGCGCGTTGGTCGACAGAAGGTCCTCGAGAGCATCGATAATCCGAATTGCGTCATTTTGGATCATCGCAGCGGGGAAGAATACCTGGGACAGCGCGTGGGCTTGCCCGGCAAACCGGACGTGGGAGCTGAAAGATACGGCCGCATACCCGGTGCCCGTCATGTTCCCTTTGACGCTCTGATAAACGAAGACACATCATTCAAATCTGCGGACGAGCTTCAAAAGATCATAGGCACCCATGTCACCAGCAAAGACATGCCGGTAATTTCCTATTGTCGGCTGGCCCATAGGGCGACGCTCGCGAGCTTTGCCATGACCGAGTTGCTCGGATATTCAAATGTGCGCGTTTATGACGGCTCTTGGACGGAATGGGGCAGTATGGTTGGCGTTCCTATCGAACGTTAG
- a CDS encoding efflux RND transporter permease subunit — translation MIAAIIRASIANRIIMLAIAAMIAVAGVWAVRETPVDAIPDLSDVQVIVRTPYPGQAPQVVEDQITFPLATAMLAVPGASDVRGFSFFGDSYVYIVFEDGTDLYWARTRVLEYLGQITASLPDGVSPQLGPDATGVGWIYQYALIDRTGNHDLSQLRALQDWFLKYELQTVNGVSEVATIGGMVKQYQVVVDPNKLRAYDITLAQIRGAIQAANRETGGSVIEMGEAEFMVRSTGYVDELQDLAKAPLMVNDRGAALTLGDVAEIRLGPEMRRGVGEFGGEGDAVGGVVILRWGGNALATIKAVEARIGELRGSLPEGVEIVTTYDRSGVIERAIDNLQKKLTEEFIVVVLVCAAFLLHLRSSLVILVSLPLGIAAAFIIMKLQGVNANIMSLGGIAIAIGAMVDAAIVMIEAMHRRLENEKLTNENRWRIVGECASEVGPALFFSLAIITVSFLPVFVLESQEGRLFKPLAFTKTYAMAAAAILSITLVPVLMGYFVRGRILPESRNPLNRIVIWLYRPFLDAAVAWPWATTFLAAALVASMWWPLQRIGTEFMPELNEGDFLYMPTLYPGVSIGKAREVLQQSDRLIATVPEVLTVHGKLGRAETATDPAPLTMIETTIQLKPQSEWRPGMTMDGIRNELDKAVQIPGVTNVWIQPIKNRIDMLATGIKTPVGVKITGADLKVIEQIGIEIETAVAGIQGTASAYAERPVGGRFIEIDVNRDAAARFMMSVRDIQDVVQTAIGGMQVSESVEGMERFPINLRYPQDWRNSPERLRDLPVVTPSGAHIPLGALAEIKVVDGPGMIRSENARRTGFVFIDIAGRDLGGYVAEARQVVANNVQLPPGYSIAWSGQYEYIQRMQERLKLVAPATLLIITLMLFMAFNRVIEVGIILAALPVALAGGVWFLWHLDFDMSVAVIVGFIALAGVAVETAIVMLLYLNLAWDKRKTAVKAEGRTMTTQDVEDVVFEGALLRVRPKVMTVATIFAGLIPIMYGDGTGSEIMQRIAAPMVGGMATATLLTLFVIPAIFVIWKRLALGRVNRELAASAPETGTAVPAE, via the coding sequence ATGATTGCCGCCATCATTCGCGCCTCCATCGCGAACCGGATTATCATGCTGGCGATTGCCGCCATGATTGCCGTCGCGGGGGTCTGGGCCGTTCGCGAAACGCCCGTTGATGCCATCCCGGACTTGTCTGATGTCCAGGTGATCGTCCGCACACCTTATCCGGGCCAGGCCCCGCAGGTGGTCGAGGACCAGATAACCTTTCCGCTGGCGACCGCGATGCTTGCTGTCCCCGGCGCCAGCGATGTGCGCGGGTTTTCCTTTTTTGGCGACAGCTATGTCTACATCGTGTTTGAAGATGGGACTGATCTGTACTGGGCCAGAACCCGGGTCCTGGAATATCTCGGCCAAATCACCGCGAGCTTGCCGGACGGCGTCTCACCGCAGCTCGGACCCGATGCGACCGGTGTCGGTTGGATATACCAGTATGCGTTGATTGATCGAACTGGAAATCATGACCTGTCGCAGCTCAGGGCGCTTCAGGACTGGTTCTTGAAATACGAACTGCAGACCGTCAACGGCGTATCTGAGGTCGCCACCATTGGCGGCATGGTCAAGCAGTACCAGGTCGTGGTCGATCCGAACAAACTCAGAGCCTACGATATTACCCTGGCCCAGATCCGCGGCGCGATCCAGGCGGCCAACCGGGAAACGGGTGGCAGCGTGATCGAAATGGGTGAAGCGGAGTTCATGGTCCGCTCCACAGGCTATGTCGATGAATTGCAGGATCTCGCGAAAGCGCCCTTGATGGTCAACGACCGGGGCGCCGCCCTGACCCTCGGCGATGTTGCCGAAATCCGCCTCGGTCCGGAAATGCGCCGGGGTGTCGGCGAATTCGGCGGCGAAGGCGATGCGGTTGGGGGAGTCGTGATTCTACGCTGGGGCGGCAATGCACTGGCGACGATCAAGGCGGTTGAGGCCCGGATCGGCGAGCTGCGCGGCAGCCTACCGGAGGGCGTTGAGATCGTGACAACCTATGACCGGTCCGGCGTGATCGAACGGGCGATCGACAACCTTCAGAAAAAACTGACGGAAGAGTTCATCGTCGTCGTTCTGGTCTGTGCCGCCTTTTTGCTGCATCTGAGGTCGTCGCTGGTCATTCTTGTCTCCCTCCCGCTCGGCATTGCGGCAGCCTTCATCATCATGAAGCTGCAAGGTGTGAATGCGAACATCATGTCGCTTGGTGGCATTGCGATCGCCATCGGGGCGATGGTGGATGCGGCCATCGTCATGATCGAGGCGATGCACCGGCGGCTTGAAAACGAGAAACTGACCAATGAAAACCGCTGGCGGATCGTTGGCGAATGCGCTTCGGAAGTCGGACCCGCCCTTTTCTTTTCCCTCGCGATCATCACGGTTAGTTTTCTGCCGGTTTTCGTTCTGGAAAGCCAGGAAGGACGGCTGTTCAAGCCGCTGGCGTTTACAAAAACCTACGCCATGGCGGCCGCGGCAATCCTGTCGATCACCCTCGTTCCCGTTTTAATGGGGTATTTTGTGCGCGGCCGGATCCTTCCCGAAAGCAGGAACCCTTTGAACCGGATCGTGATCTGGCTGTACCGGCCGTTTCTGGATGCGGCCGTCGCCTGGCCCTGGGCGACAACCTTTCTCGCAGCAGCTCTTGTGGCTTCGATGTGGTGGCCCTTGCAGCGGATCGGCACCGAGTTCATGCCGGAACTCAACGAAGGCGATTTCCTCTACATGCCGACCCTCTATCCCGGCGTGTCCATCGGCAAAGCCCGGGAAGTCCTTCAGCAGTCGGATCGTTTGATCGCGACGGTGCCGGAGGTTCTGACCGTCCACGGCAAACTGGGCCGCGCGGAGACCGCGACAGATCCAGCCCCACTGACCATGATCGAGACGACCATTCAGTTGAAACCGCAATCCGAGTGGCGGCCCGGCATGACCATGGACGGCATCCGGAATGAACTGGACAAGGCGGTTCAGATCCCCGGTGTCACCAATGTCTGGATTCAGCCGATCAAGAACCGGATCGACATGCTGGCCACCGGTATCAAGACGCCGGTTGGCGTCAAGATCACGGGCGCGGACCTCAAGGTCATCGAGCAGATCGGCATTGAGATCGAAACGGCCGTTGCAGGCATCCAAGGAACCGCCTCCGCTTATGCGGAACGCCCGGTTGGGGGGCGGTTTATCGAGATTGATGTCAACCGCGATGCGGCGGCCCGTTTCATGATGAGCGTGCGCGATATTCAGGACGTGGTGCAGACCGCCATTGGCGGCATGCAGGTGTCCGAATCCGTTGAAGGGATGGAACGGTTTCCGATCAACCTGCGCTACCCCCAGGACTGGCGCAACAGTCCGGAACGTTTGAGAGACCTGCCAGTGGTCACGCCGTCGGGCGCACATATTCCGCTCGGCGCCCTTGCGGAGATCAAGGTCGTTGATGGTCCGGGTATGATCCGCTCGGAAAACGCCCGCAGGACCGGCTTTGTGTTCATCGATATCGCTGGACGGGACCTCGGCGGCTATGTCGCCGAGGCCCGGCAGGTGGTGGCCAACAACGTGCAACTGCCGCCCGGCTATTCCATCGCCTGGTCCGGCCAGTATGAATACATCCAGCGCATGCAGGAGCGTCTCAAACTGGTGGCTCCGGCCACCCTCCTTATCATCACCTTGATGTTGTTCATGGCGTTCAACCGGGTGATCGAGGTCGGGATTATCCTGGCGGCTCTCCCCGTCGCACTGGCAGGCGGCGTCTGGTTCCTCTGGCACCTTGATTTCGACATGTCGGTCGCAGTCATCGTTGGTTTCATCGCTCTTGCAGGTGTCGCCGTGGAAACGGCAATCGTCATGCTGCTCTATCTCAACCTTGCCTGGGACAAGCGCAAGACGGCGGTAAAAGCGGAAGGCCGGACGATGACGACGCAGGATGTCGAGGATGTCGTCTTTGAAGGCGCGCTTTTGCGGGTCCGGCCAAAGGTCATGACCGTTGCAACGATCTTCGCCGGCCTCATCCCGATCATGTATGGCGATGGGACGGGCTCGGAGATCATGCAACGGATCGCGGCCCCCATGGTGGGGGGGATGGCAACAGCCACGCTCCTCACACTCTTCGTTATTCCCGCAATTTTCGTGATCTGGAAGCGTCTCGCTCTCGGCCGCGTCAATCGTGAGCTTGCGGCAAGCGCACCGGAAACCGGCACAGCCGTGCCGGCAGAATAA